GAGGTCGTCGGCGATGCGTTCCCGGAAACGTCGCACCGAGCGCTCGCGAAGTGCGTACAGCACGGCGACGCGGTCGGGGAAGTAGCGGTACACCGTGCCGATCGAGGCACCGGCGCGCTCGGCGACCATCTGCGTGGTCAGGCGCTCGAACCCGGACTCGTCGACGATCTCCGCCGCGGCGTCGAGCAGCGCGTCGAGGCGCTGTGTACTGCGTCGCTGGGTCGGCTCGGTACGGATCGAGCGTCTCCGGCTCGGATCGGCCCCCAGGATCAGGTCGACATTCGGCACGGAACCTCCTCAGTTGCCCGTCCACTCTACCCGGAGCGGCGCGGGTCGTCCGACCATCTCCGGGCACGTTTCGCGACGCGGTGTCGACGCATGACAGACTGAGTGGATGCCGGCGAGCTCCCCCCTTCCGGCCGGACAACGAGAGCGCCAGGTCCGGCATCGTGCCGCGCGCCTCGAAGACTGGGTGCACGACATCCGCGAACGCTGGGCGCGCCGCCGAGGCCACCGGCCGACCATCGTGCCCTACACGGGCTACGGGTCCACCGAGTGGGTGCGAGTGCTCTGCCGGGTGCTGCTCGCGAAGCCGGTCGCCCCCGACGAGACGTCGAAGCGCCGGCGTCGCCGTGGAGAGCAGGGCATCCGCGGATGGCGCAGCTTCACGAGCGTGCCTGTCGGCGGCGTGCCCGTGGTGATCGAGGTCGGCGGCACGCGCATCGAGGTGCTCGCCGATCGCGGCGGGGTCGTCGACACGAAGGTGCCGGTCTCGCTCGAGCCCGGCTGGCACCGGGTGACGCTGCACACCGAGGGTGCGGAGCCCGTCGAGGCGCCGATCTGGATCGTCGGGCCCGAGGTTCGATTCGGCATCATCTCCGACGTCGACGACACCGTGATGGTCACGGCACTCCCCCGGCCGTTCGTCGCCTTCTGGAACACCTTCGTGCTCGACGAGCACGCGCGCATCCCGACACCGGGCATGGCCGTGCTGTTCGAACGGCTCGTGCGCTCGCACCCGGCCTCCCCCGTCATCTACCTGTCGACGGGCGCCTGGAACGTCGCACCCACGCTCACGAGGTTCCTCTCGCGCAACCTGTATCCGGCGGGCCCGCTCCTCCTCACCGACTGGGGCCCGACGCACGACCGGTGGTTCCGGAGCGGCCGGGAGCACAAGCAGGAGAACCTCCGGCGACTCGCCGAGGAGTTTCCCGACGTGCGCTGGCTCCTCATCGGCGACGACGGGCAGCACGACGAGGAGCACTACGAGCGTTTCGCGCTCGAGCACCCCGAAAAGGTCGCCGCCGTCGCCATCCGCCGCCTGTCGAAGGGTGAAGCCGTGCTCGCCGGAGGTCGCACGAAGACGGAGCAGCACGCCTCGGGCGTGCCGTGGGTCTCGGCGAACGACGGCTCGACGATCGCCGACCGGCTCGCCGATCTCGGCGTGCTCTGACCACCGCGCGCTGCGGCGACGGGTGTGCTGTGACGACCGGTGCGCTCAGCGCGCCGACGTGTGCGGCGCGCTGAGCGCACCGAGTGAGGCTAGGCCGCGACGGCCGAGCGGCGGCTCCGCGCGAACTTCGCCAGGCCGCGGTTGACCTGCCTGGCCCAGAACGGACCCCGGTAGATGAACGCCGAGTACCCCTGCACGAGCGTGGCTCCTGCATCGAGCCGGTTCTGCACGTCGGCGGCGGTCTCGACACCGCCGACCGAGACGACGCAGAGCTCAGCAGGCACCTGGGCGCGGATGAGTCGCAGCACGTCGAGCGACCGCGCAGCGAGCGGCGCACCCGACAGGCCGCCTGCCCCGATGGCGTCGACGACGGATGCCTCGGCGCGGAGCCCATCGCGGGAGATCGTCGTGTTCGTCGCGATGATGCCGTCGAGGCCGAGGCGCTCGACGAGCTCGCAGATACGCACGATCTCGGCGTCGTCGAGGTCGGGGGCGATCTTCACGAGCAGCGGGGTGCCGCCGGCAGCCGCACGCACCGATTCGAGGAGCGGCGCGAGCGAGTCGATCTCCTGCAGGCCGCGGAGCCCCGGAGTGTTGGGCGAGCTGACGTTGACCACGAGGTAGTCGGCGAAGGGGGCCAGAACGCGGGCGCTGCGCTCGTAGTCGGCGACCGCGTCCTCGACGGCGGTGACCCGGCTCTTGCCGATGTTGATGCCGAGCACCGGGCGGTCGCTGCGGCGCGACAGTCGCGAGAGACGGCCGGCCGCGGCATCCGCACCGCCGTTGTTGAAGCCCATGCGATTGACGAGCGCGCGATCGCTCACGAGGCGGAACAGGCGTGGCCGCGGGTTGCCGGGCTGGGCGACGGCCGTGATCGTGCCGACCTCGACGTGCCCGAACCCGAGGTTGCCGAGGCCGCGCACTGCGAAACCGTCCTTGTCGAACCCTGCCGCGACGCCGAAGGGCGACGGGAAGCGCAGGCCGAGCGTCTCGACCGCGAGCGACGGGTCGGGCGCGGTGAACCGCTCGACGAGCTTGCCGAAACCGAGCGTCGGGAGCGCGCGGATGACGCGGAACGCGAGGTGGTGCGCGTCTTCCGGGTCCATGTGGGAGAGGAAGGCGGTGAAGAGAAGTCGATACATCGCGCCTCAGGCTACCGGAGTGGGAGCGGCCGGGCCGACGTCACTCCACCGGTCGCGCCGGCAGACGACCGTGCTCTTCACGGAGCTGATCGATCGCGGATTCGAAATCGTCGAGCGAATCGAACGCCTGGTAGACGCTCGCGAAGCGGAGATAGGCGACCTCGTCGAGCTCACGGAGCGGCGGCAGGATCGCGAGGCCGATGTCGTTCGCCTCGATCTGCGATGCACCCGTCGAGCGGATCGTCTCCTCGACCTTCTGCGCGAGCACCGCGAGGTCGGAGTCGGTCACCGGGCGGCCCTGGCACGCCTTCCTGACGCCGAGCACGACCTTCTCGCGGCTGAACGGCTCGACCACGCCGGACCGCTTGATGACGACGAGACTCGCGGTCTCGGTGGTCGAGAACCTGCGCCCGCACTCGGGGCACTGGCGACGGCGCCGGATCGAGAGCCCGTCGTCGCTCGTGCGGGAGTCGATGACTCGGGAGTCGGGGTGACGGCAGAAGGGACAGTACATGGTGCTCCCAGCCTAGCGGCGGCGATCAGGGCGCCGCCGACGTGCCCGCGAGCACGACCGCGACGACTCCCGGCGGAACGATTCGAATCGGGGTCAGTCCGGGAATCGGGCGGTGACGGCCTCGCCGTGTGCGGGCAGGTCCTCTTCCGTCGAGAGCGCGGCGATCACCGGGGCGACCTCGCGGAGCGCCTGCTCGTCGTAGCGCACGACCTGCTGCGGGCGCAGGAAGGTGGCGGCCGAGAGACCGGAGGCGTGGCGCGCCTGACCACCCGTCGGCAGCACGTGATTCGAACCCGCTGCGTAGTCGCCGAGGCTGACCGGCGAGAAGGAGCCGACGAAGATCGCGCCGGCGTTCTCGATGCGCGCGAGCGTGGCATCGACGTCGCGCACCTGGATCTCGAGGTGTTCGGGGCCGAAGGCGTTCGCGAAGTCGGCGGCCTGCTCGAGGTCGTCGACGAGCACGACTGCCGACTGCACTCCGTCGATCGCCTCGCGCACCCGTGCGCTGTGCTTCGTGGCCGCGACGCGCGCCTCGAGGCGCTCGGCCACCCTGGCCGCGAGCTCGGGCGAGTCGGTGACGAGCACGGCGGCGGCGAGCTCGTCGTGCTCCGCCTGGCTCACGAGGTCGGCCGCGACGAAGTCGGGGTCGGCGCCGTCGTCGGCGATGACGAGGATGTCGGTCGGCCCGGCCTCGGCATCGATGCCGGTGACGCTCTGCACGACGCGCTTCGCGGCGGCGACGAAGACGTTGCCCGGGCCGGTCACGCGCTGCACCGGCTCGAGGCCGATGCCGTCGACGCCGTATGCGAAGGCGCCGATCGCGCCGGCGCCGCCCATGGCGTAGACCTCGGTGATGCCGAGGAGTGCGGCGATGCCCGCGATCGTCGGGTGGATGCGGCCGCCGA
The DNA window shown above is from Agromyces cerinus and carries:
- a CDS encoding App1 family protein translates to MPASSPLPAGQRERQVRHRAARLEDWVHDIRERWARRRGHRPTIVPYTGYGSTEWVRVLCRVLLAKPVAPDETSKRRRRRGEQGIRGWRSFTSVPVGGVPVVIEVGGTRIEVLADRGGVVDTKVPVSLEPGWHRVTLHTEGAEPVEAPIWIVGPEVRFGIISDVDDTVMVTALPRPFVAFWNTFVLDEHARIPTPGMAVLFERLVRSHPASPVIYLSTGAWNVAPTLTRFLSRNLYPAGPLLLTDWGPTHDRWFRSGREHKQENLRRLAEEFPDVRWLLIGDDGQHDEEHYERFALEHPEKVAAVAIRRLSKGEAVLAGGRTKTEQHASGVPWVSANDGSTIADRLADLGVL
- a CDS encoding quinone-dependent dihydroorotate dehydrogenase, which gives rise to MYRLLFTAFLSHMDPEDAHHLAFRVIRALPTLGFGKLVERFTAPDPSLAVETLGLRFPSPFGVAAGFDKDGFAVRGLGNLGFGHVEVGTITAVAQPGNPRPRLFRLVSDRALVNRMGFNNGGADAAAGRLSRLSRRSDRPVLGINIGKSRVTAVEDAVADYERSARVLAPFADYLVVNVSSPNTPGLRGLQEIDSLAPLLESVRAAAGGTPLLVKIAPDLDDAEIVRICELVERLGLDGIIATNTTISRDGLRAEASVVDAIGAGGLSGAPLAARSLDVLRLIRAQVPAELCVVSVGGVETAADVQNRLDAGATLVQGYSAFIYRGPFWARQVNRGLAKFARSRRSAVAA
- the nrdR gene encoding transcriptional regulator NrdR gives rise to the protein MYCPFCRHPDSRVIDSRTSDDGLSIRRRRQCPECGRRFSTTETASLVVIKRSGVVEPFSREKVVLGVRKACQGRPVTDSDLAVLAQKVEETIRSTGASQIEANDIGLAILPPLRELDEVAYLRFASVYQAFDSLDDFESAIDQLREEHGRLPARPVE
- the hisD gene encoding histidinol dehydrogenase; translation: MLRTIDLRGTRPSTAGLLALVPRAATDVSAALDAARSIIDEVREHGETALLDQAERFDGVRPAAVRVPADELAAALEGLAPDIRAAALQTIERVRAASEAQVPAPQTTVLAAGAVVEQRWQPVARVGLYVPGGKAVYPSSVIMNVVPAQVAGVRSIALASPAQSEFGGRIHPTIAGIAALLGITEVYAMGGAGAIGAFAYGVDGIGLEPVQRVTGPGNVFVAAAKRVVQSVTGIDAEAGPTDILVIADDGADPDFVAADLVSQAEHDELAAAVLVTDSPELAARVAERLEARVAATKHSARVREAIDGVQSAVVLVDDLEQAADFANAFGPEHLEIQVRDVDATLARIENAGAIFVGSFSPVSLGDYAAGSNHVLPTGGQARHASGLSAATFLRPQQVVRYDEQALREVAPVIAALSTEEDLPAHGEAVTARFPD